The Pseudomonas aeruginosa genome includes the window CAACTGGCTCGGCACCCTCTACGGCTGCGACGCGGTGGACGGCAACAACTTCTCCAAATGGTGCGACGTCGGCTACGACAAGCTGGTCAAGGATGCCAAGCGCACCACCGACCAGGGCAAGCGCACCGAGCTGTACAAGCAGGCCCAGCACATCCTCAAGGAACAGGTGCCGATCACCCCGATCGCCCACTCCACCGTGTACCAGCCGATGCGCAAGACGGTACACGACTTCAGGATCAGTCCCTTCGGCCTGAACTCGTTCTACGAGGTCAGCGTCGGCAAGTAGCTTCGCCTGCCAGCCGCGCCGCCCCGCCACGAGCGAGGCGGCGCCTCTCCCCGGGGCGGCCGACCCGGCCGTCCCACTCCAGAGGAGTCATCCATGCGACCACGCTCTGCCCTGCGCTACAGCCTGCTGCTGCTCGCCCTCGCCGCCAGCGCCGCCATCCAGGCCCAGCCGAAGACCCTGGCGGTGTGCACCGAAGCGGCGCCGGAAGGGTTCGATCCGGCCCGCTATACCTCCGGCTACACCTTCGACGCCTCAGCCCATCCGCTGTACAACGCGCTGGCCGCGTTCGCTCCGGGCAGCGCCACGGTGATCCCGGCCCTGGCGGAAAGCTGGGACGTCTCCGCTGACGGCCTCGTCTACACCTTCCGCCTGCGCCAAGGCGTGAAATTCCACAGCACCGACTACTTCAAGCCAACCCGCGAATTCGACGCCGACGACGTGCTGTTCAGCTTCCAGCGCATGCTCGATCCGCAGCACCCCGCCCACGACCTTTCGCCCAGCGGCTACCCCTACGCCGACGCCATGCAACTGCGCGACATCATCGAGCGCATCGAGAAGATCGACGAACATCAGGTGCGCTTCGTCCTCAAGCACCCGGAGGCGCCGTTCCTCGCCGACCTGGCCATGCCGTTCGGCTCGATCCTCTCCGCCGAATATGCCGGCCAACTGATCGCCAGGGGCAAGGGCGACGAACTCAACAGCAAGCCGATCGGCACCGGCCCGTTCGTCTTCACCCGCTACCGCAAGGATGCCCAGGTGCGCTACGCAGCCAACCCCGACTACTGGAAGGGCAAGCCGGCCATCGACCACCTGGTGCTGGCGATCACCCTCGACCCCAACGTGCGCGTGCAGCGCCTGCGCCGCAACGAATGCCAGATCGCCCTGACGCCCAAGCCCGAAGACGTCGCCGCGTTACGCCAGGACCCGCAACTGACGGTGCTGGAAGAAGCGGCGATGATCACCTCACACGCCGCGATCAACACCCGGCACGAACCGTTCGACGACCCGCGCGTGCGCCGGGCGATCGCCATGGGCTTCAACAAGTCGTCCTACCTGAAGATCGTCTTCGGCGACCAGGCCCGCCCGGCCATCGGCCCCTACCCGCCGATGCTGCTCGGCTACGACGACAGCATCCGCGACTGGCCCTACGACCCCGAACGGGCCAAGGCCCTGCTGAAGGAAGCCGGCGTCACCCCGGACACACCCCTGAACCTCTACATCAGCACCGGCAGCGGCCCCGGCGGCAACCCGGCGCGAGTGGCGCAACTGATCCAGTCCGACCTGGCCGCCATCGGCATCCGGGTGAACATCCGCCAGTTCGAGTGGGGCGAGATGGTCAAGCGTACCAAGGCCGGCGAACACGACATGATGCTCTACAGCTGGATCGGCGATAACGGCGACCCGGACAACTTCCTCACCCACAACCTCGGCTGCGCCTCGGTGGAGTCCGGGGAAAATCGCGCGCGCTGGTGCGACAAGGGCTTCGACGAAGCCATCCGCAAGGCGCGCATGAGCAACGACGAGAGCCAACGGGTAGCGTTGTACAAGGAAGCGCAGCGGATCTTCCACGAGCAGATGCCCTGGTTGCCGCTGGCGCATCCGTTGATGTTCGACGCGCAACGCAAGAACGTCAGCGGCTACCGCATGAGCCCGATGTCGGCGCGGGACTTTTCGCGGGTGAAGCTGGACTGATCGCTGCGCCGCACGCGGGAAGCCCTGGCCCTTGCCTTCCCGCGTGCGGCGTTATCGTTCGGCCGGCTCAGCCGCCGAGGCCGAAGGGATCGTCGATGGACGGACTCGGTTGGGTGAACCAGCGTGGTCCTTCCTCCGTCATGTAGAAGTGATCCTCCAGGCGAATGCCGAACTCGCCGGGCACGCAGATCATCGGTTCGTTGCTGAAGCACATGCCGACATCCAGCGGCGTGCGATCGCCACGCACCAGGTACGGGCCTTCGTGGACATCCATGCCGATGCCATGCCCGGTGCGGTGCGGCAGGCCAGGCAGGCGGTAGTCCGGCCCCAGGCCGTTGGCCTCCAGCGAACGCCGCGCGGCGGCGTCCACCGCCTCGCAGGGCTGGCCCAGACGCGCGGCCTCGAAGGCCGCCAGTTGGGCGTCGCGCTCCATCCCCCAGAATTCGCGCTGGCGTGCGCTGGGCGTGCCGAACACATAGCTGCGGGTGATATCCGACTGGTAGCCGTGCACCTGGCAGCCGGTATCGATCAGCACCATGTCGCCATCCTTCAGCACCTGCGCATGCTTCACCCCATGCGGGAAGGCACTGGCGGCACCGAACAGGACGATGCAGAAGGTCGAACCGGGCGCGCCCACCTTGCGGTGCGCCTGGTGGATGAACTCGGCGACTTCGGTGGTGCTGATGCCTTCGCGGAGAATGCTCGCCGCGGCCTTCTGCACTTCCAGGGTCATGTCCTTGGCCCGCTGCATCAGCGCCAGCTCCTCGGCCGACTTGCGCATCCGTCCCTGGTCGATCAGCGGCGCGGCGCTGACGAAGTTCCTGCCCGGCGCCTGTTGGCGCAAGCGCTCGAACATGCCGAACGGCAGGCTCGGACACAGTGCGACCGTGCTGCGCTCGCCCACGCCGAGCGCCTCCAGGCGATCGAGCAGCAGGCGATAGGGATCCTGGTGTTCCTCCCAGGTGTGGATGGCGCCATCGACCACCTGGAAGTCGCGCACCGTACCTTCCTCGAAGGCCGGCGCAAGGTATTCGAGGGCGCCCTCGGCGGGCAGTAGAGCACCCACCAGGCGTTCACTGGGGTGCCATTGCACGCCGCTGAAGTAACGCAGGTTGCTGCCTGCATGCAGGTACGCCGCGGCGATGCCATGCTCGCCCATCCACGCCTGGGCCGCGGCGATTCGCGCACGGTAAGACGCCAGGCCGATCGGCTGCGCGCCGTCCATCATGTTCCGCAGACGCTCCAGCGCCTGCGCAGGGGTACTCCCGCCAACACCCACGGTCATTTGTTGTTCTCCTCGTCTGGACCGGGCTGAAATTTAAGTCGAGCTTAAATTCAGGTCAAAACAAATTTTCAGTCACACTTAAAAAATAGGGGTTCGGGTAGTTCATCTGTCAGACTTTATTGACGCCCCGCGCTGGGTATACTGCGCCTTTCAACAAGAGTCTCCCCAATGACCGTAGACCGCATCGGCGAACGCCTGCGTCGCTATCGCCGCGCCGACCGTAGACCGCATCGGCGAACGCCTGCGTCGCTATCGCCGCGCCGCCAAGAAGACCCTGCACCAAGTCGCCAGCGAATCCGGTCTCACCGCGAGCTTCCTCTCCCAGGCGGAGCGCAACCTCACCGGTGTATCGATCTCTTCCCTGGCCAACATCGCCAAGTCGCTGAATATCCCGCTCAATGCCCTGTTCGACCAACCGGCACAACCCCAGCCCGACTCCCACGAAGGCGAGCGGGTACGCTACACCATCGAGGGCCAGCCGCTGGCCTACGAACGCCTGTCCAGCTCCTTCCCCGGCAACCTGATCAATGCGGTCAAGATGAACATGCCGGTGGGCTACCAGTCGGAGCTGATCTCCCATGAGGGCGCCGAGTTCTCCTACGTCCTGTCCGGGCAGATCGTCTACACCATCGAGGGGCGCCAGTACCCCCTCGGCGCCGGCGACTCGGTGCACTTCGACGCGACCAAGACCCATTGCCTGGCCAACGTCGGCAGCGATGTGGCGGAAGTCCTGACCATCACCACCATGGGCCTGTTCGACGACCATCCGACGCCCTGAGCCAGTCCGTAGCGCACCTTCCCATCCTGTCAGGCAAACGTTTTCGCAATAGAAATGTTAGTCGTGCTTAATTTTCGTTGACCACAATTTCAGCATGACTTAATTTCGGCATCAGCGAATCGTCGACCAACAACAAACGGACGATCGCTGTCGCCGCACAGGGTCCATGGCTGTCACCCGCCATCCATGGAAAGGCGAGAGTTGCCATGGCCCATAAGGCCGATCCTCAGACGATGCCCTTAGAAAAAGAAAAAATGAGGTTTGCATGCGTAAGATCCTTCCCCTTCGGGCCTGGCTGGCAGCCGGTCTGATCCTCGGCTCCCCGTTCTCCCACGCCGCCAGCAACCTGGTGTTCTGCTCGGAGGGCAGCCCGGCCGGCTTCGATCCCGCCCAGTACACCACCGGCACCGACTACGACGCGACCTCGGTCACCCTGTTCAACCGCCTCGTCCAGTTCGAGCGCGGCGGCACCCGGGCGATCCCGGCCCTGGCGGAAAGCTGGGACATCGGCGACGACGGCAAGACCTACACCTTCCACCTGCGCAAGGGTGTGAAGTTCCACAGCACCGACTACTTCAAGCCGACCCGCGAATTCAACGCCGACGATGTGCTGTTCACCTTCCAGCGCATGCTCGACAAGAATCATCCGTTCCGCAAGGCCTACCCCACCGAGTTTCCCTACTTCACCGACATGGGCCTGGACAAGAACATCGCCAGGGTCGAGAAGCTCGACGAGCACAGGGTGAAGTTCACCCTCAACGAGGTCGACGCCGCCTTCATCCAGAACCTGGCGATGGACGTCGCCTCGATCCAGTCCGCCGAGTACGCCGGGCAGTTGCTCGAGGCCGGCAAGCCACAGCAGATCAACCAGAAGCCGATCGGCACCGGGCCTTTCATCCTGAGCCGCTACCAGAAGGATGCGCAGATCCGCTTCAAGGGCAACAAGGACTACTGGAAACCCGAAGACGTGAAGATCGACAACCTGATCTTCTCGATCAACACCGACGCCGCGGTGCGCGCGCAGAAGCTCAAGGCCGGCGAGTGCCAGATCACCCTCAACCCACGCCCCGCCGATCTCAAGGCCCTGCAGGAAGCGGCGAACCTGAAGGTGCCCTCGCAGCCAGGCTTCAACCTCGGCTACATCGCCTACAACGTCACCCACAAGCCGTTCGACCAGCTCGAAGTACGCCAGGCGCTGGACATGGCGGTGAACAAGCAGGCCATCATCGACGCCGTCTACCAGGGTGCCGGGCAACTGGCGGTGAACGGCATGCCGCCGACCCAGTGGTCCTATGACGAAACCATCAAGGACGCCCCGTTCGATCCGGCCAAGGCCCGGGAACTGCTGAAGAAGGCCGGCGTCGCCGAGGGCACCGAGATCACCCTGTGGGCGATGCCGGTGCAGCGTCCCTACAACCCCAACGCCAAGCTGATGGCGGAGATGATCCAGGCCGACTGGGCGAAGATCGGCATCAAGGCCAGGATCGTCAGCTACGAATGGGGCGAGTACATCAAGCGCGCCCATGCCGGCGAGCATGACGCCATGCTGTTCGGCTGGACCGGCGACAACGGCGATCCGGACAACTGGCTGGCGACCCTCTACGGCTGCGACTCGATCAACGGCAACAACGTATCGAAATGGTGCGACGCGGCCTACGACAAGCTGGTCAAGGCTGCCAAGCGGGTCTCCGACCAGGACAAACGCAGCGAGCTGTACAAGCAGGCCCAGCACATCCTCAAGGAGCAGGTGCCGATCACCCCGATCGCCCACTCCACCGTGTACCAGCCGATGAACAAGTCGGTGCATGACTTCAAGATCAGCCCCTTCTCGCGGAACGCCTTCTATGGCGTAGCCAACCAGCCCTGATGCCGACGCCACCCCGGTCGTGAAACGACCGGGGTGCAGAAGAACGGCACGACCCGTACTTCATTTCTTTGCTTTTCCTGCCCGTGTTCCAGAACGGCGCTGCGCGCGTTCCGCCAGGAGCGCTCGCCTCGCCGTATTCGACCGCCGCGCCCAGGCGCGGGCGAAACCGGCGCAAACCTGGTGGGTAAAACAGGTGCCATGACAACAATAAAGGGAGCAATCAGGTGATGAGATACCAACGAGTGACCGGCGCGACGCTGGGACTGGCCTTGATGGCATCGGCCGCGCCAGGCTGGGCGGCGGACGAGCAGGCAACCCCGCCGACCCCGGACAATCCCAGCTACGCCGCCCAGGTGCAGAGCATCCCCAGCGTGGAGAAACCGATCAAGGGCCAGGCCGGCGCCAGCGGGCTGTTCGAGGGGCAGAGCCTGACCCTGACCACCCGCAACTTCTACTCGCGGGAAAACATGAAGGACAGCTTCACCTTCCGCATTCCCAAGGCCGGCGGCGGCTCCCAGCGCATCCACCAGCGCAACGCCTGGGTCCAGGGCACGGTGCTCAAGTACAGCTCGGGCTACACCCAGGGCAGCATCGGCTTCGGCTTCGACGTCGCAGCCTTCAACGAGATCGCCCTGGAGCGCGGCAAGGGCCGCATCGGCGGCGGCGGCAACCGGACCCTGGCGAACAGCGATGGCGAGGCGATCGGCGAGTGGTCCAAGCTGGGCGTCGCCAACATCCGCCTGCGCGCCTCGAATACCGAATTCAAGGCCGGTCGCTTCCTGGTCAACACTCCAGTGTTCAGCTATATCGACAACCGTGCCCTGCCCTCCAGCTTCACCGGCTTCGCCGTGACCAGCGAGGAGCTGGACAACCTCAGCCTGCAGGCCGGCAGCTTCCGCAAGGTCAGCCCGCGGACCGGTTCCGGCGACGAGGACATGACCACCGAGTACGGCACCCGCCAGGTCAAGGGCGACCGCCTGAACTACCTGGGCGGCAACTACAAGCCGCTCGACGGGCTGGAAATCTCCCTCTATGGCTCGCATTTCCAGGACGTCTGGAACCAGTACTACCTGGGCGTGACCCACGACATCGGCGACCTCGAGAACGGCATCGCCCTGCGCACCGCCTTCAACGGCTACCACACCGGCGACACCGGCGCGCGCGAGGCCGGCTACATCGACAACGACACCTGGAGCCTGGCCTTCACTCTCGGCCATCGCGCCCACGCCCTGACCCTGGCCTACCAGCAGGTCGACGGCAACGAATACTTCGACTACGTGCACGAGACCTCGGCGATCTTCCTGGCCAACTCGATGCTGGCCGACTACAACAGCCCCAACGAGAAGTCCGCGCAGATCCGCTACGAGACCGACTGGAGCTACTACGGGGTCCCCGGCCTGAGCACCGGCGTGTGGTACGTGAAGGGCTGGGACATCGACGGCACCCACTACGACGGCGATCGCAACGGTGCCTACGGCAACTACGCCGAGGTGCGCGCCCAGGACGGCGAGAAGCACCACGAGCTGGGCCTGATGGCGGCCTACAAGGTGCAGAACGGGCCGATCAAGGACAGCACCTTCAAGCTCACCTACATGATGCACAAGGCCAGCCAGAACCAGGTCGACGGCAGCGTCAACGAACTGCGCCTGGTCAGCACCTTCCCCTTCAACCTGCTGTAAACCTGCGACAACCGGCGGCCCCGGCGACGGGGCCCACGAGGAGGACCCCATGCTCCATCCGTTGCTCCGACACCTGCCCCTGGCCCTGGCGCTATGCGCCGCCGGCGCGGCCCAGGCGAAGAACCTGGTGGTCTGCACCGAGGCCAGCCCGGAAGGCTTCGACATCGTCCAGTACACCGGCGCGGTGACCGCCGACGCCTCCGCGGAAACCGTGTTCAACCGCCTGCTCGCCTTCCGCCCCGGCACCACCGAGGTGATCCCGGGGCTGGCCGAGCGCTGGGACGTCAGCGCCGACGGACTGAGCTATACCTTCCACCTGCGCCCCGGCGTGAAATTCCATACCACCGACTACTTCAAGCCGACCCGGAGCCTGAATGCCGATGATGTGCTGTGGACCTTCCAGCGCGCCCTCGATCCGAAGCATCCCTGGCATGCCTCGGCGCTGCGCGGCTACGCCTACTTCGACGCGATGGGCATGGGCGAGCTGATCAAGTCGGTGGAAAAGGTCGACGAGCTCACCGTGCGCTTCGTCCTCAACCGTCCCGAAGCGCCGTTCCTGCGCGATATGGCGATGCCCTTCGCGTCCATCTATTCCGCCGAGTACGGCGACCAGTTGCTCGCCGCCGGCAAGCAGGGCCAGCTGAACAACCAGCCGATCGGCACCGGGCCGTTCGTCTTCAAGCGCTACGCCAAGGACGCCCAGGTCCGCTATACGGCGAACCCGGACTACTACGCCGGCAAGCCGCCGATCGACAACCTGGTGTTCGCCATTACCCTCGATCCCAACGTGCGCATGCAGAAGGTCCGTGCCGGCGAGTGCCAGGTCTCGCTGTACCCGAAACCGGAGGACGTGCCGCGCCTGAAGCAGGACCCGAACCTGGCGGTGGACGAGATCGATGCCCTGCTGACCACCTACATTGCCATCAACACCCAGCACAAGCCGCTCGACGACCCGCGCGTGCGCCAGGCGATCAACCTCGCGCTGGACAAGAAGGCCATGCTCGACGCGGTGTTCGGCCCCGGCGCGGCCAGTCCGGCGGTCGGTCCCTATCCCCCGACCCTGCTCGGCTACAACCATTCGATCCAGGACTGGCCGCACGATCCCGAACGCGCCAGGGCGCTGCTCAAGGAAGCCGGCGCGGAAAATCTCAGGATCACCCTGTTCATTCGCAACGGCACCTCGCCTACCATCCCCAACCCCGCCCTGGCGGCACAGATGCTGCAGGCAGACCTGGCCAAGGCCGGCATCCAGCTGACCATCCGTTCCCTGGAATGGGGCGAGCTGCTCAAGCGTTCGAAGGCCGGCGAGCACGACCTGTCGCTGCTTGGCTGGGCCGGCGACAACGGCGACCCGGACAACTTCCTCAGCCCGAACCTGAGCTGCGCCGCCGCCGAGTCGGGTGAAAACCAGGCGCGCTGGTGCGACAAGGACTTCGAGGCGCTGATGCGCAAGGCCCGCGAGGTGAGCGATCCGGCCGAGCGGGCGAAACTGTACGAGCAGGCCCAGGTGGTATTCCACGAACAGGCCCCATGGATACCGCTGGCCTACCCGAAGCTGTTCAACGTCCGGCGGAACACGGTGCAGGGCTACGTGATCAATCCGTTGAGCAACAACAACTTCGCCACCACCTCGGTGAAGCCCTAGAAGAACAAGGACCACAGCCCTGCCGCCAGCGGGGCGCACGGTCCGCGATGAGGAGTTACCCGCCAACATGCTTAGTTTCATTGCACGACGATTGGGGTTGCTGATCCCCACCTTCTTCGGCGTGACGCTGCTCACCTTCGCGCTGATCCGCCTGATTCCCGGCGACCCGGTGGAAGTGATGATGGGCGAACGTCGCGTCGATCCGCAGATGCATGCCGAGGCCCTGCACCGCCTGGGCCTGGACAAGCCGTTGTACCAGCAGTACCTGGACTACGTGGGCAACCTGGCACAGGGCAATCTCGGCGAATCGCTGACCACCCGCGAAGGCGTCTGGCACGAATTCCTCACCCTGTTCCCGGCGACCCTGGAACTGTCCCTGGCCGCCATGCTCTTCGCCGGCACCTTCGGCCTGCTGGCCGGGGTGATCGCCGCCCTGAAACGCGGTTCGCTGTTCGACCACGGGGTGATGACGGTGTCCCTCGCCGGCTATTCGATGCCGATCTTCTGGTGGGGCCTGATCCTGATCATGCTGTTCTCCGTGTCGCTGGGCTGGACGCCGGTGTCCGGCCGTCTCGACCTGCTCTACGACATCGAGCCGAAGACCGGCTTCATGCTGATCGACACCCTGCTTTCCGACGAACAGGGCTCGTTCCTCGATGCCGTGCGCCACCTGATCCTGCCGGCCATCGTGCTGGGCACCATCCCGCTGGCGGTGATTGCCCGCATGACCCGCTCGGCGATGCTCGAGGTGCTGCGCGAAGACTATGTGCGCACCGCCCGCGCCAAGGGCCTGTCGCCGGCCCGGGTGGTCTTCGTGCACGCCCTGCGCAACGCGCTGATTCCGGTGCTGACGGTATTCGGCCTGCAGGTCGGCACGCTGCTCGCCGGCGCGGTGCTGACCGAAACCATCTTCTCCTGGCCGGGCATCGGCAAGTGGCTGATCGACGCCATCAGCCGTCGCGACTACCCGGTGGTGCAGAACGGCATCCTGCTGGTCGCCACCCTGGTCATCCTGGTCAATTTCGTCGTGGACATCCTCTACGGCCTGGCCAACCCGCGCATTCGCCACCAACGCTGAGGAGCCAGCCGATGAACGCCATGCACAACGCTCCCGCCAGCGACCCGAGCCTGGTCTACCCGTCCCCGCTGAAGGAATTCTGGCAAGCCTTTACCCGGAACAAAGGTGCCGTCGGCGGCCTGCTGTTCATGCTGCTGATCGTGTTCTGCGCGCTGTTCGCCCCCTGGGTCGCGCCCTACGATCCGAGCGAACAATTCCGCGACTTCCTGCTGACCCCGCCGTCCTGGCTGGAGGGCGGCCAGGCGCGTTTCCTGCTCGGCACCGACGAACTGGGCCGCGACCTGCTCTCGCGGCTGATCCACGGCGCCCGCCTGTCGCTGCTGATCGGCCTGTCCTCGGTGGTGATCTCGCTGGTCCCCGGCATCCTCCTCGGCCTGCTCGCCGGCTTCTCGCCGAACCGTGC containing:
- a CDS encoding ABC transporter substrate-binding protein, encoding MRPRSALRYSLLLLALAASAAIQAQPKTLAVCTEAAPEGFDPARYTSGYTFDASAHPLYNALAAFAPGSATVIPALAESWDVSADGLVYTFRLRQGVKFHSTDYFKPTREFDADDVLFSFQRMLDPQHPAHDLSPSGYPYADAMQLRDIIERIEKIDEHQVRFVLKHPEAPFLADLAMPFGSILSAEYAGQLIARGKGDELNSKPIGTGPFVFTRYRKDAQVRYAANPDYWKGKPAIDHLVLAITLDPNVRVQRLRRNECQIALTPKPEDVAALRQDPQLTVLEEAAMITSHAAINTRHEPFDDPRVRRAIAMGFNKSSYLKIVFGDQARPAIGPYPPMLLGYDDSIRDWPYDPERAKALLKEAGVTPDTPLNLYISTGSGPGGNPARVAQLIQSDLAAIGIRVNIRQFEWGEMVKRTKAGEHDMMLYSWIGDNGDPDNFLTHNLGCASVESGENRARWCDKGFDEAIRKARMSNDESQRVALYKEAQRIFHEQMPWLPLAHPLMFDAQRKNVSGYRMSPMSARDFSRVKLD
- the mdpA gene encoding metallopeptidase MdpA, which produces MTVGVGGSTPAQALERLRNMMDGAQPIGLASYRARIAAAQAWMGEHGIAAAYLHAGSNLRYFSGVQWHPSERLVGALLPAEGALEYLAPAFEEGTVRDFQVVDGAIHTWEEHQDPYRLLLDRLEALGVGERSTVALCPSLPFGMFERLRQQAPGRNFVSAAPLIDQGRMRKSAEELALMQRAKDMTLEVQKAAASILREGISTTEVAEFIHQAHRKVGAPGSTFCIVLFGAASAFPHGVKHAQVLKDGDMVLIDTGCQVHGYQSDITRSYVFGTPSARQREFWGMERDAQLAAFEAARLGQPCEAVDAAARRSLEANGLGPDYRLPGLPHRTGHGIGMDVHEGPYLVRGDRTPLDVGMCFSNEPMICVPGEFGIRLEDHFYMTEEGPRWFTQPSPSIDDPFGLGG
- the psdR gene encoding transcriptional regulator PsdR → MAAPTVDRIGERLRRYRRAAKKTLHQVASESGLTASFLSQAERNLTGVSISSLANIAKSLNIPLNALFDQPAQPQPDSHEGERVRYTIEGQPLAYERLSSSFPGNLINAVKMNMPVGYQSELISHEGAEFSYVLSGQIVYTIEGRQYPLGAGDSVHFDATKTHCLANVGSDVAEVLTITTMGLFDDHPTP
- a CDS encoding ABC transporter substrate-binding protein produces the protein MRKILPLRAWLAAGLILGSPFSHAASNLVFCSEGSPAGFDPAQYTTGTDYDATSVTLFNRLVQFERGGTRAIPALAESWDIGDDGKTYTFHLRKGVKFHSTDYFKPTREFNADDVLFTFQRMLDKNHPFRKAYPTEFPYFTDMGLDKNIARVEKLDEHRVKFTLNEVDAAFIQNLAMDVASIQSAEYAGQLLEAGKPQQINQKPIGTGPFILSRYQKDAQIRFKGNKDYWKPEDVKIDNLIFSINTDAAVRAQKLKAGECQITLNPRPADLKALQEAANLKVPSQPGFNLGYIAYNVTHKPFDQLEVRQALDMAVNKQAIIDAVYQGAGQLAVNGMPPTQWSYDETIKDAPFDPAKARELLKKAGVAEGTEITLWAMPVQRPYNPNAKLMAEMIQADWAKIGIKARIVSYEWGEYIKRAHAGEHDAMLFGWTGDNGDPDNWLATLYGCDSINGNNVSKWCDAAYDKLVKAAKRVSDQDKRSELYKQAQHILKEQVPITPIAHSTVYQPMNKSVHDFKISPFSRNAFYGVANQP
- a CDS encoding OprD family outer membrane porin; protein product: MMRYQRVTGATLGLALMASAAPGWAADEQATPPTPDNPSYAAQVQSIPSVEKPIKGQAGASGLFEGQSLTLTTRNFYSRENMKDSFTFRIPKAGGGSQRIHQRNAWVQGTVLKYSSGYTQGSIGFGFDVAAFNEIALERGKGRIGGGGNRTLANSDGEAIGEWSKLGVANIRLRASNTEFKAGRFLVNTPVFSYIDNRALPSSFTGFAVTSEELDNLSLQAGSFRKVSPRTGSGDEDMTTEYGTRQVKGDRLNYLGGNYKPLDGLEISLYGSHFQDVWNQYYLGVTHDIGDLENGIALRTAFNGYHTGDTGAREAGYIDNDTWSLAFTLGHRAHALTLAYQQVDGNEYFDYVHETSAIFLANSMLADYNSPNEKSAQIRYETDWSYYGVPGLSTGVWYVKGWDIDGTHYDGDRNGAYGNYAEVRAQDGEKHHELGLMAAYKVQNGPIKDSTFKLTYMMHKASQNQVDGSVNELRLVSTFPFNLL
- a CDS encoding ABC transporter substrate-binding protein, translating into MLHPLLRHLPLALALCAAGAAQAKNLVVCTEASPEGFDIVQYTGAVTADASAETVFNRLLAFRPGTTEVIPGLAERWDVSADGLSYTFHLRPGVKFHTTDYFKPTRSLNADDVLWTFQRALDPKHPWHASALRGYAYFDAMGMGELIKSVEKVDELTVRFVLNRPEAPFLRDMAMPFASIYSAEYGDQLLAAGKQGQLNNQPIGTGPFVFKRYAKDAQVRYTANPDYYAGKPPIDNLVFAITLDPNVRMQKVRAGECQVSLYPKPEDVPRLKQDPNLAVDEIDALLTTYIAINTQHKPLDDPRVRQAINLALDKKAMLDAVFGPGAASPAVGPYPPTLLGYNHSIQDWPHDPERARALLKEAGAENLRITLFIRNGTSPTIPNPALAAQMLQADLAKAGIQLTIRSLEWGELLKRSKAGEHDLSLLGWAGDNGDPDNFLSPNLSCAAAESGENQARWCDKDFEALMRKAREVSDPAERAKLYEQAQVVFHEQAPWIPLAYPKLFNVRRNTVQGYVINPLSNNNFATTSVKP
- a CDS encoding ABC transporter permease subunit produces the protein MLSFIARRLGLLIPTFFGVTLLTFALIRLIPGDPVEVMMGERRVDPQMHAEALHRLGLDKPLYQQYLDYVGNLAQGNLGESLTTREGVWHEFLTLFPATLELSLAAMLFAGTFGLLAGVIAALKRGSLFDHGVMTVSLAGYSMPIFWWGLILIMLFSVSLGWTPVSGRLDLLYDIEPKTGFMLIDTLLSDEQGSFLDAVRHLILPAIVLGTIPLAVIARMTRSAMLEVLREDYVRTARAKGLSPARVVFVHALRNALIPVLTVFGLQVGTLLAGAVLTETIFSWPGIGKWLIDAISRRDYPVVQNGILLVATLVILVNFVVDILYGLANPRIRHQR